The nucleotide sequence AGGAAAAAATTATTGATAGAGAAAATGTAATCGGTAGCAATATTAGACGATTCCGAGTAGAAAAAGGAATCGGTCAAACCGAGCTAGTTAGAGACCTACAGCTTAGAAAAATCGCTATAACTAGGGAAACATTGGTTAAGATTGAAAGCGGCCGCCAACACATTAAGTTGGATCAATTGAGAGCTATTAGGGATGTTCTACAGGTGTCTTATGAAGACTTGCTTCAATAACTACTTGTAGTCTTTAGTATAAGAAGCTATTTTTACACCCTTATGTATCACAAAGAAATACTGGTATAATAATGAATGGGATATGTAACGATAGGGTATACTATATTCTCAACAGGTTATACTGAGAATCCAATTAAACCAAATCATTTGAAAGTATACAAAACGTTGTTGGATAAAGCATATGAATTTGTATTTTCAGAACACTTTAGATTCTTAGAAAACTATGATTTACCTAGTTCACTGGATGTTGGTATTGAACTATATGATGGAGTAGAAAAGAAAAATCTAAAGTTAAATTTATCAAAAGATTATAGCAAAAATAGTCCAGTGTTAAGAGAGCTAGAAATGCAATGAATCCAATGATAATTTATCTTAATGTAAATTGCTTAACTCTAATTGTTTCTCGTGATTATGATTTTGCTACTGATGTATATGTTGAAGAAAATAAAGGCTTGAAGTTAGAGCTTACTGGATATAATTTGTCGCAGCAATTGATACTATTAGTGGGGCGGTAAACTCTTTAGCAACCACATACTTCTGAATATAACTTTCAATCAATATCTGTAGGTGAAGATAATGTTGGACAATTGTAAGAGTCTTGTTATCGTTTAAGAAATTGAAGGAGGAATCTTGCTAATTGATGAAGTAGACGCAGGTCTTTTTCCAGCTGCACAAATTGAATTTTTTTATGTCTTAACCCAATTTTTTTAAGACTAGGGTATTCAGGTGATAATGACCCAATACTCTCCAACGATGATTAAAAAAGTTTTTATCCAAAGAGATATTAAAAACTATAAATAAACTATTTAACGAATACTTTTGATAAAATTCAAGTGATGACAGATTAAAGCTGGATATATATGCAGATATGTATGTAAGGACAAAAAGTTGATGAAGATTTAATACTGCAAAAAATAAATATTTCAGGAGGTGTATTTTTTGCCAACAACCAACTCCCTTTTGAGGTATCTGGCAGGAAAAAGTCAATTGTATAAATTTGAAAAAAACAATAGACAAGAGTATTGGAGAATATGAAATTTATATCGAGATATCGAGCATTTTGCAGAGGGAGCCGGGGTGGCCCATTCAGCTATTAATTCAAAAGAATATGAAAATGACTGCAATTAATAATTTAGATAAATCTATGCGTTCTTTATGGTATTCAATATTAAATTATCCCAACAAATTTATCAATCTGATTAACAAAACCATTGTAAACATTGAAGAATGGCCAAGACAGAAAGAAATTTGTAAAAAAGAGTTTAATCATCCTTTTTCTTTAGAGGAAGGGTTTGCGACCTTCTTCCTAAATATAACGAACGTAAGTGGTATTACTAGCGGTGGACAGGTAGAGGGGACAAAACAAGAAAGTAAGTACAAGGTAGGTTGTTGCTTTAATAAGCAATCTTTAATAAAAAAATAAGGGATATTTCTTTACTAAAAGATTCAATTAACTAATATGGATGTTGAATCTTATACAGATGGTATTTCATTTAATTATCCAAAAGAGAAAATGTTCATTTTTTTGAGCCTCCATATTTTAATCAATGTAAAAAAATCTTTATTTGAATTTATTGATAAAGATAAGCATAGCATTAGGGATTATTACTTATGACAATCCAGATGAAATTTATTGAGATTTATAAAGAATTTCGCTAAAAATATAAGTATATGCTTAGATATTCTGTTAATAATAAGCGTAAAGAAAAAGCTTGGGAATATCGTTTTACTAGTTAAATTACAAAAATTGATAATTTTGCTAATGTAGAACCTTTGAAACTAATTGATAAGTAGCTTTTTACCAAAAACACACCACGTAACTTGAATACGATTGAAAACTAATCATTAAAATTTATTATTAGCAAAGTGATTAATCCTATTCAAAAAGCACCTAGCTTCAATTATCGTCAATGAACTTAACTTCATAGCTGAAGAAAAATCTGAATAAAGAAACGATGGCTGAACCCTTGATAGATAAGGGTTCAGCTCTTTTTAGGAACTTATGTCATAGCCACTTTTTTACATAAATCAGCTAATTAGAGAACAAATTTTGTAATTTGAGATGATGAACTTCTAAAAGACGTTGATACAGATCAGTTTCAAAATCGCTGTAATGACAAAAATCAAGGACTGTATACTTAGAAGAATCAAGACCAGCAGGAATCAGTAGAGGTGAACCAAAGATGAAAAAGTCATATTCTTCAGTGATGGGAAGTGTGAGTAGCTCGATATCTACAAAGGGGATTTTCTTTCCTAAATTCAAGATTTCTTCGGAAATCAGATGTTCAGAGACGTTAACAAACCCAACTTTCAATTTATAGTTTTCATCGATTTCTGAATAATACGGATAAAGTAAACTGGTTTGTAGAAAGGCTAATTCACTTACGCATGATTTCAGCCATGTATAGTTTTTTCGTTGTGCGATTTTTTTCCAAAAACCTTCGATTTTGATTGTCAAGATACGTAAAAGTGGGTATTTATCTTTAATATAAGAAGAGATAAATAGTGTGGTCAAAGGAATTTTTTGCTTGAACATGCTAAAATTACCAATTGATAGATAGAGATTCAAAAGCAAAGCTGGCTCTTTTTCAAACTGGAGTGTACCAATAAATGTCTGACAATGCTTCTGAAATTCCTCTAAGATATCTTTGACCTCATTGCTCGGTTGTTCATACGAATGATGAACGATCGGCACACGAATGTCTTGATTAGAGGTAAGAAGCGGCCAGTAATAGAATAAGTAAAACAAAGAGTTTACCTCTAAGATATCTAAACGAAGATTCGCAATTTTGAAGAAGTCGTAAAAAAAGTCAATGTTTGTTTCGCTTGGAATAAAGGAATCTCTTGATAATCTATAGATATCCGTAAAATGATTATTTTCGATCCTCAGCAAACAAATCAGGCAATGGAGGCTGGATTGTTTTTTTCCTAAATCAAACTTATTCTTGTGTTGCGATCCTTCGTGCTTATAAATCAATGCACGAACTTCTTGGCTGTAAGGAATGCTATCCAGGCTTTCCCCTAATGAAACAAACCAAAAGAAATTGAAAAAGATGATGCGAATCAGCATTTCAGAACCAGATAAGGTAAGATTCGATAAATTCAAGTTGATATTGTATTCCTTCAAATATTCAGCCAATTTTTTTGTTTGCCGAAAACACGTTGAGCGGCTGATAAATTGGCGATTGCAAAAAGCTGCAAGATTTTCATCTTGTTCGGTCAGAAGACTGATCAATAATTTATAAGGAACACTTTCTGTTGATAGGTAATGTTGGTATTGGATATATTGAACAAGTTGTTCAGGAATGGATAACTTATTTTTATTATGTAACAGTTTAATATCAGTAAATTGTCCTAAATCATCTTGTATATCACATAGGATTTTTTTGAAACGAGTCGCACTGAAATAGAAATCTAAGTTTTCTCGTACATGATCTAAACTATATTCCCCCGGCCGTAAGGTCATCACCTTTCCATACACGCTTAATTTCATTCTCGCATGGTCATCTAATAAAATTTTTTCAATCAATTCTTCACCTTCTTTTTATGTTTTTATTATTAATACCGTATTTATTTTTTCTTGTAAATACTTGTCTCGATTTTCTAAAAAAACTATACAGGATTTAGAAATATTTTTTTTAAATTTATCTCAAAATTACCACTTAATGAGTATATTTTGTGAGAGAAAAGAATAAATAACCTATTTTCAATAACTAATTATTAGATATATTTATTAATCTATCTCAAGTTTAATTTCCTTTAAAATAACACTGATTGAATAGTTAGAGCCAAAAGAGAAGAGAATTAGAAAGATTAGTGAATTTTTTCTTTTTTTTATATTATCTAATTGAATATTAAATTTTTTCTAAGGAGGTATCCATAAATGAAGAAGCGAAATTATTTTATCGTTTTCTGTCTATTTTCTCTATTTTTCGTCACCTATTTCCATATCCAAAAAGGGGAGACTGTGGCAGCCAATGAAGAATCAACCATAGAAGTATTAAACAATGAATACGGCAAAGTAAGTATTAGGAAAATAGATCATCAGCTAACGATCTTGTATCGATTAAATGCGCAAACGCAAGAAACCCGATTTTTATTCCAGCTACATTCAAAAGATGCACCTGAAACGAATCTGCTTTCCTCTTATGTTTCTCAGGAATATCAAGAATACACAGATGAACAACAACGAAAATGGCTAGCAGGTTATTTTTCTCAAACTATTGAAGAAAAAGAATGGACCATTGAGTTGCCGAGTACGAGCAAAGAATTTCAACTCAATATTCAGATAGAAGAAAAAACGGGTCAGTTACTTTTATCCGAACCTGTTTCCTTTTCATTTTCTATAGATAATAAGAATCAGGAAACTGCACAAACAAATGA is from Enterococcus faecium and encodes:
- a CDS encoding helix-turn-helix domain-containing protein, which encodes MLFLKEEKIIDRENVIGSNIRRFRVEKGIGQTELVRDLQLRKIAITRETLVKIESGRQHIKLDQLRAIRDVLQVSYEDLLQ
- a CDS encoding helix-turn-helix domain-containing protein, whose translation is MIEKILLDDHARMKLSVYGKVMTLRPGEYSLDHVRENLDFYFSATRFKKILCDIQDDLGQFTDIKLLHNKNKLSIPEQLVQYIQYQHYLSTESVPYKLLISLLTEQDENLAAFCNRQFISRSTCFRQTKKLAEYLKEYNINLNLSNLTLSGSEMLIRIIFFNFFWFVSLGESLDSIPYSQEVRALIYKHEGSQHKNKFDLGKKQSSLHCLICLLRIENNHFTDIYRLSRDSFIPSETNIDFFYDFFKIANLRLDILEVNSLFYLFYYWPLLTSNQDIRVPIVHHSYEQPSNEVKDILEEFQKHCQTFIGTLQFEKEPALLLNLYLSIGNFSMFKQKIPLTTLFISSYIKDKYPLLRILTIKIEGFWKKIAQRKNYTWLKSCVSELAFLQTSLLYPYYSEIDENYKLKVGFVNVSEHLISEEILNLGKKIPFVDIELLTLPITEEYDFFIFGSPLLIPAGLDSSKYTVLDFCHYSDFETDLYQRLLEVHHLKLQNLFSN
- a CDS encoding DNA methyltransferase gives rise to the protein MTAINNLDKSMRSLWYSILNYPNKFINLINKTIVNIEEWPRQKEICKKEFNHPFSLEEGFATFFLNITNVSGITSGGQVEGTKQESKYKVGCCFNKQSLIKK